In the genome of Devosia rhizoryzae, the window CTTGGGCATCAAGACCGATGGTCCAGACCGGAAGGCCAGTGGCTTCGGCAGCCTTGGAGACGGCAGCGTGCTCGCCGGCGCTGATGACGATGGCGCCGGAAGCGAATGTCTTGGCGCCGCCGACGATGGCCTGGGTGATGGCTTCAGTGGCCGAGCCGGTGAAGACGACCTGCTTGGATTCGGCGCCGGCGAGGCGTGCGACCTGGCGGCGACCGGTTTCGATCGTGTCGCGCAGCGCGCGACCGTGGGCGTGGACGGAGGACGGGTTTCCGACCAGATCGAGCGCGGCAACGAGCGCTGCCCGCGCTTCGGGTCGAAGCGGGGACGCGGCATTATGATCAAGATAGATCGCCGGTCTCGTCATTGCGCCTTCCGGGCGATGCACGCCCAACATAGCTATAATGCTTGATCCGGGACGCTCGGGCGCCCTCTTGACCAAACACTTCTTGAATTTTCGCGCCCAACTTCATTACAAGGGGCGCACCTGATGGCCGGATCCGGCCAGAAACCACTTTTTGAACAATTCTAAAGTGACTTTCGGAGCCATGTTTTAGGGTTCGACCCGCAGTTAGTCAAGCTGCGCAAGGGCGTTCCCCAGCTACCGAAAGCGCGCTGCCACAGAGCCGGAAAGGCCGGAACATTCCATGCCAGAAGTGATCTTCAACGGTCCCGAGGGACGCCTCGAAGGCCGTTACCAGCCAGGCAAGGAGCCTAACGCTCCGATCGCCATCGTGCTGCACCCGCACCCGCAGTTCGGCGGGACGATGAACAACCAGATCGTCTATAATCTCTTCTACATGTTTGCCGAGCGCGGCTTTTCGGTGTTGCGCTTCAACTCGCGCGGCGTCGGCCGCTCGCAGGGCATGTTCGACCATGGCATCGGCGAGCTTTCCGATGCTGCGGCGGCGCTCGACTGGCTGCAGATCATCAATCGCGAGTCGCGTGGGTGCTGGATCGCCGGTTTCTCGTTCGGCGCCTGGATCGGTATGCAGTTGCTGATGCGCCGTCCTGAGGTGGAAGGGTTCATTTCGGTATCGCCGCCGGAAAACCTTTACGACTTCTCGTTCCTGGCCCCCTGCCCGTCCTCGGGCCTCATCATCCATGGCGACAAGGACCGCGTGGCGCCGCCAAGCTCGGTGCAAAAGCTCGTCGATAAGCTCAAGACGCAGAAGGGCATCACCATCGAGCAGCAGATCGTGGAGGGTGCGAACCATTTCTACGAAGGCAAGATCGATGAACTGACCGCGGCCTGCGCCGAGTATCTCGACCGTCGCCGTCAGGAGATCGCGGACGGCGGCGGGCGCTAACAAGAGCGCAATACTGCGATTGTTGGGTGGTCTCGCCTTGCGGCGGGGCCTGCAATGCACCGACCTCGTGGTTCGACAGGCTCACCATGAGGTCTCATAGGCTTCAGTGATTCAACATGACCAAGTTTAGATCCGAATTTCTCCAGACGCTTTTCGAGCGCGGCTTCATACATCAGGTTTCCGACGAGACCGGGCTCGATGAGCTTTTCGCCACCGAGACGGTCACGGCCTATATCGGCTTCGACCCGACGGCATCGTCACTGCATGTGGGCAGCTTGATCCAGATCATGATGCTGCATTGGCTGGAAAAGACCGGCCACCGTGCCGTTGCCCTGATGGGCGGCGGCACTGGCATGGTGGGCGATCCCTCGTTCAAGGACGAAGCCCGCAAGCTGATGACGGTGGATACGATCCAGTCCAACATCGACGGCATCAAGCAGGTGTTTTCGAACTACCTTGATTTCGGCGATGGCAAGTCGCTGATGCTCAACAATGCCGAATGGCTTTTACCGCTCAACTACCTCGAATTCCTGCGCGACGTGGGCCAGCATTTTTCGGTCAACCGCATGCTGAGCTTTGATTCGGTGAAGCAGCGGCTCGATCGCGAGCAGTCGCTGAGCTTTCTCGAATTCAACTACATGATCCTCCAGGCTTACGACTTCGTCGAGCTCAACAAGCGCTATGGCGTGCGGTTGCAGATGGGCGGTTCGGATCAGTGGGGCAATATCGTCAACGGCATCGACCTCGGCCATCGCATGGGTACGCCGCAGCTTTACGCGCTGACGACGCCGCTCTTGACGACCGCATCCGGCCAGAAGATGGGCAAGTCGATGAACGGCGCCATCTGGCTCAATCCGGACCTCCTTTCGGCCTACGATTTCTGGCAGTACTGGCGGAACACCGAGGATGCGGACGTCGAGCGGTTCCTCAAGCTTTATACGACGCTTCCTCTGGACGAGGTCGCCCGGATCGTTGCCGGTGATATCAACGAAGCCAAAAAGCGGCTGGCGACCGAAGTCACCGCAATGATCCGCGGCCGCGCTGCGGCGGAAGAAGCCGCCGAAACGGCGCGTGCGACATTCGAGACCGGAAAGCTCGATCTGTCGCTGCCGACCGCCGAAGTCACGCATGCGGAGCTTGCGACCGGAATTGGCGTGCTGGCGGCCTTGGTCAAGGCTGGTCTTGCCGCGTCGAACGGCGAAGCGCGTCGGCATGTGCAGTCCGGCGCGGTCAGGGTCAACGATGCCGTTATCGAGGACGAAAAGCTCAGCCTTGCGGACAATGCCTTGTTGCCGGAAGGCGTGATCAAGCTCTCCGTCGGCAAGAAGCGGCATGCCCTGATCAAGCCGGTGTAAAGGCCCCTCACCCGGCCCTGCGGGCCGACCTTTCCCCGGAGGGGCGAGGTAAAGAGGCGTCGCGAGAGCGGCGCCTTTTTATTGCGCGGCGGGTGTGGTGCCCTGCCGGAACTGGAAGAGTTCGCGCAGGAAACCGGGGGCGAGGATGGAGAGTGGGTTGACGAAGAATTGCGGCTGACCGAGCGGGCCGCGGACGGCAAAGGTGACGCCGACCAGGCCTTCGCTGTCGCGGCCGCCGAGCAAGGGTCCGAGCAGAGGGATTTGCGCAAAGGCGTTGTTGAGGCCAAAGAGCGGGACGAAAGTGCCGGTGAGGTCATACTGGCCGCTATCGGTATAAATGAAGCCGCGCATGTTGCCGCCGACGGTGGCCCCCGCGACCACGGCATTGGTGACTTCAACGCTTTTGTCGCGGCGGACAAAGGTGACCTCGCCGGCGGTGAAATCGAGGCGATTGTTTCTGGCGATAGCGTCACGCGAGTCGGCGTGGTTGCCGACTATCTGGGCGACGTTGCTCTCGTCGACAATGGCAAAGTTGCGCAGCGCAAGCTGGCCGACTTCGACATCCTGCTTACGGTCGGTGGTCATCACCAAGCTGCCGGAACCACCGGCCAGCTGCGAGTAGACGCCGAGAAGGCGTAGAATTGTGCCGGCATCGTTGAAGGCGACCGAGAGCGAGCGGCCGTTGGGGGCCGGATTGGTGGTGACGGAGATGGCATTGCCTTCGTCGAACTGGGCGGAAAGTGTTGCGCGCGAAAGCTCGCCATTTCGTAGGGCCAGATCGAGATCGAGGTTAAAGGCGGTCGTGGCGTAAAAGCCGATCGCTCGATCGAGCTGCACATCGAGGTTTATGGATTGGTCGAGCTGAGTTGTCTCGATGCCGCCGCTGCCGGTGTCGAGGCTGAAGAAGCGACCAAGCATTGGTTTGAGATCGAGCTGCGCACCGCGAATGGTGACGTCGAAGCCGCCCTCGAGCGGGGCAAGCGCCACCTGCGCGCTATCGCCCTTGCTCAAGGCGAAGGTGTCGAATTTTGCCGAAACGAGGCCATCGGTGGCGTGGAAGTCGAGACCTCCAGCAAGGCGGACATCGCCAAAGGTCAGCGAAATGTCTTCGAGGTGGGTCACCTCGCCGTCCGGCCGAATGATTGCTTCGAGCGTGCCGGGCGTGCCGAGGGCTTTAGAAATGCCCAAGTCCCTTATGTCGAGGCCGGCGCCTTCCAGATCGACGGACATCTGGAGATCTCCATCCGTCGTGGGCTGCGCGACGAACTGCACTTGGCCGCTCAAGAACTCGGACGCGTCAAAGCCCATGGCCGCGAGGTCGTCGACTGCGACCGTCGATGCAATGCGCAGAGCGGGATCGGTGGTGGGCGTGCCTTCCACCGAGATTTCCGCGACCATGCCGTCGATGTCTGCGGTGCCACCGAGTTGATAGCCGGCCTGATTGGCCGAAAAGGACAGCTGACCGTTGCTGATGGTGCGGCCCTCGATCGGCTCTGCGCTGCCGAAATTGGCGACGGTGCCGTTGGCGACATAATCGATCTTCATCGGTCGCCCCTGCTCTTCGTCGGCAAGGGCGATGGTCGCAACGAGCCCAAGGTCGAGAGTGCCGCTGAGGCTTTGAAGATCGATCGGCAGTTCGACGGCGCTCAAGGCGTCAGGCTGCTGTTCCTGGGCGAGCGCGATCAGGGCTGGAATCGGCGCATTGACGTCGCCCGAAATCTCGACGATCGGCTCCTGCGGATTGGTGTTGTCCATGACCAAAGCCGGGTTCTGGACTTGGATGGCGCCGCCGGCTGTCTCGATCCTGCCGCCGCCGCCTGAAACCGAAAAATTGCCGTCATAGGCGATGCGGGTTTCGCCGAGTATCTGGATCGGCGGCATGGCTTCGGTCGCCGTGATGGCAACACCTTCGCCAATGATCTCGATGTCCATGCTGTCTGGCGGCAAAGGCTGATCGCTGCCGCCGGTGAGGTCCATGGCGCCAACCGGAAAATTGAACTCCATGCGGGCGTTCTTCACCGTCCCTTGCGGGACATTGGCAACAAACCAGTCACGGCTTTCGCCGCCCATGATGTAGGGCCAGAGGCGCTTGAAATCGTCGGCGGTGATGCCCTGCCCGGCCACGGACATGTCGATGCCGATGCCGTCCTGCACAAGGTCGATCCGCCCTGCGGTGGCCACCGAAGCATCGCCGCGTCGGGCAACGAGACGGTCGATGCCGAGCGCGCCATAAAGCGGAGCCGACCAGCCGGAAAACTCCACCGTGTCGAAGGGGACGGCGGGCGTGGCCAAATCGTTGGGGTTGATGCTGACCTCGCGCGCGTCGATCGACATGCCGACCGTGGGGCCATATTTCTGGTCGAGGCCCATGGCGAAGACGCCGGCTATGATGGCGCGGCTGTTGCCGATCTGGAGCGTTCCTTCGGCCAGGGAGAATTGTCCGAGCTCAGGATACCAGGAGATGTCGAGGATCGAGCTGGCGATGGGGAAATAGTCGTCCTCGAGGCGCAGATCGAGGCCGGTCAGGTCGATCTTGAACTCGCCATCGATCAGTTTGCCGGTGTCGCCGGTGAAGGTCACGTCGATCGAAACCGCACCGGCGCCGCGCATGGCCGCGACGGCGTCGCGATCATCGACGAAGGGCATGAGGGCGGAAAAGTCGAGATTGGTGATATCGGCCTGAAGGCGGCGCGTGCCGTCTTCGTCAAGGGATCGCTCGATGCTGCCGACGACGGTGCGGCCGCCGATCAGGGCGGAAAACTCGCCAACGGTCGTGCCCGTCCCGGCATCAAGCCCGATGTCGAGATTGGCATAGCCAATCTCGCGATAGATGCCATAGACCGGATCGGTCATGTCGATCTGGGCTTCCCGCACGACAAGCCGCGAAAAACGGCCTAATTCTGTCTGCTGGACAAGATCGTTCAGGGCCAGTTCGCTGGCTTCGAGGTTATAGATCAGCCAATCATTGTCCGAGCGCATGGGCGGCGCCTCGCCGGCGCTATTGGCTATGCCAGAGGGGGAAATCTCTATCGGCGGAAAAGCGTCTTCGCCTTCGAGGACACGGATGGTGTAGATGGCGCCATTTTCGCCTTCCACCACCTCGAAGCGGCCGGGGCGCGGACCGTAAAGATCCTGGATGATCTGCACATGTGGGGCCACAACGGTGATGGTCGTGCCCGGTTGGCCAAAAAGGGCGCGGGCGGGCGAAAAGCCGACCTCAAGCGCCTCCATGGCGATGAAGGCGCCGCTCTTGCTGTCGCGATATTGCACCGGCGCGAAGCGGATCACTGGCCAGACGCCGCCCTCGAGCGCGAGCGCCATGTCGCCCATGGTGAGATCGGCCGATGGCGGGATGAAGGATTGCACGAAGCCGCGGATCGCGGGGCCGGTAAACGGCAGGCGGATCGGGGTGATCAGCAGCGTAATGTAGAGCAGGATGAGGATGGCGCAAGGAACGCCGAGAAGCCAGACCGCAACCTTGAAGGCCCGGCGCGATTTCGACCTTTGCCGCGGCTTGGCGGTTGGCGCAGGATCAAGAGGATGGTCTGGACTAGATGCTTGGTTCACTGCCGCCATACCAGGTGAGCCGGGCCGCCACCCTGCTCGCAGAATCATCCGCCCGCAGGCGGTCCAATGCCCAATGATACCGGCTGGAATGTGGCGCCAACAGCCCTATCGCGATGACTTAACAAGGGGATAGACGATGACGCATCTGAACGAGGGCGACCCTGCCCCCGACTTTTCGCTGGCGCTCGACGATGGCAGCACGGTTCGGGCAGCGGACCTGCTCGGCAAGCCAGCGGTGTTGTTCTTTTATCCGAAAGACGATTCGGGCGGCTGCACAGACGAAAACCAGGAGTTTTCCGCTCTGGCG includes:
- a CDS encoding alpha/beta hydrolase produces the protein MPEVIFNGPEGRLEGRYQPGKEPNAPIAIVLHPHPQFGGTMNNQIVYNLFYMFAERGFSVLRFNSRGVGRSQGMFDHGIGELSDAAAALDWLQIINRESRGCWIAGFSFGAWIGMQLLMRRPEVEGFISVSPPENLYDFSFLAPCPSSGLIIHGDKDRVAPPSSVQKLVDKLKTQKGITIEQQIVEGANHFYEGKIDELTAACAEYLDRRRQEIADGGGR
- the tyrS gene encoding tyrosine--tRNA ligase; the encoded protein is MTKFRSEFLQTLFERGFIHQVSDETGLDELFATETVTAYIGFDPTASSLHVGSLIQIMMLHWLEKTGHRAVALMGGGTGMVGDPSFKDEARKLMTVDTIQSNIDGIKQVFSNYLDFGDGKSLMLNNAEWLLPLNYLEFLRDVGQHFSVNRMLSFDSVKQRLDREQSLSFLEFNYMILQAYDFVELNKRYGVRLQMGGSDQWGNIVNGIDLGHRMGTPQLYALTTPLLTTASGQKMGKSMNGAIWLNPDLLSAYDFWQYWRNTEDADVERFLKLYTTLPLDEVARIVAGDINEAKKRLATEVTAMIRGRAAAEEAAETARATFETGKLDLSLPTAEVTHAELATGIGVLAALVKAGLAASNGEARRHVQSGAVRVNDAVIEDEKLSLADNALLPEGVIKLSVGKKRHALIKPV